From a single Miscanthus floridulus cultivar M001 chromosome 8, ASM1932011v1, whole genome shotgun sequence genomic region:
- the LOC136471815 gene encoding amino acid permease 3-like gives MEVDHGAAGNGNHVQQSRRSTAELSSGPPHKPPLVDDDGRPLRTGTLWTASAHIITAVIGSGVLSLAWGVGQLGWVGGPAAMVLFGAVICYTSTLLAECYRSGDPVFGPRNRTYIDAVRATLGDFKERLCGVIQLSNLFGIGIGVSIAASVSMQAIRRAGCFHYRGHEDPCHASTSPYIAIFGVMQIVFSQIPDLDKVWWLSTVAAIMSFSYSTIGICLGVAQIVVHRGPKGSLAGVIGAGAGVTLMQKVWRSLQAFGNIAFAYGFSLILLEIQDTIKSPPPSEAKVMKKATAVSVAVTMVIYLLCGCVGYAAFGGEAPDNLLTGFGFYEPFWLLDVANAFVVVHLVGTYQVMSQPVFAYVERRAAAAWPGSALVRARDVRVGGAMAFTVSPIRLAWRTAYVCVTTAVAMLLPFFGSVVGLIGALGFWPLTVYFPVEMYIAQRRVPRGSRRWMLLQGLSAGCLVVSVAAAAGSIAGIVEDLKAHNPFCWSC, from the exons ATGGAGGTGGACCATGGCGCCGCCGGCAACGGCaaccatgtccaacaaagtcGTCGCAGCACGGCGGAGCTGTCGTCGGGGCCGCCGCACAAGCCGCCGCTCGTGGACGACGACGGGCGGCCGCTCCGCACGGGCACGCTGTGGACAGCCAGCGCGCACATCATCACGGCGGTGATCGGCTCCGGCGTGCTCTCGCTGGCGTGGGGCGTCGGGCAGCTCGGGTGGGTGGGCGGCCCCGCCGCGATGGTGCTCTTCGGCGCCGTCATCTGCTACACCTCCACGCTCCTCGCCGAGTGCTACCGCTCCGGCGACCCCGTGTTCGGCCCGCGCAACCGCACCTACATCGACGCCGTCCGCGCCACCCTGGGCGACTTCAAGGAGAGGCTCTGCGGCGTCATCCAGCTATCCAACCTCTTCGGCATCGGCATCGGCGTCTCCATTGCTGCCTCCGTCAGCATGCA GGCGATCAGGAGGGCGGGGTGCTTCCACTACCGAGGGCACGAGGACCCCTGCCACGCCTCCACCAGCCCGTACATCGCCATCTTCGGCGTGATGCAGATCGTCTTCTCGCAGATCCCCGACCTGGACAAGGTATGGTGGCTGTCCACCGTCGCCGCCATCATGTCCTTCTCCTACTCCACCATCGGCATCTGCCTTGGTGTTGCCCAGATTGTAG TACACCGAGGACCAAAGGGGAGCCTCGCCGGCGTcatcggcgccggcgccggcgtgaCGCTGATGCAGAAGGTGTGGCGCAGCCTGCAGGCGTTTGGGAACATCGCGTTCGCGTACGGTTTCTCTCTTATCCTGCTCGAGATCCAGGACACGATaaagtcgccgccgccgtcggaggCCAAAGTGATGAAGAAGGCGACGGCGGTGAGCGTGGCGGTGACGATGGTGATCTACCTGCTGTGCGGCTGCGTCGGGTACGCGGCGTTCGGCGGCGAGGCCCCCGACAACCTGCTGACGGGGTTCGGCTTCTACGAGCCCTTCTGGCTGCTGGACGTGGCGAACGCCTTCGTGGTGGTGCACCTGGTGGGCACCTACCAGGTCATGTCGCAGCCCGTCTTCGCCTACGTcgagcgccgcgccgccgcggcgtGGCCTGGCAGCGCGCTGGTCCGTGCCAGGGACGTCAGGGTGGGGGGAGCCATGGCGTTCACCGTGAGCCCCATCCGGCTCGCGTGGCGCACGGCGTACGTGTGCGTCACCACGGCAGTGGCCATGCTGCTGCCCTTCTTCGGCTCCGTCGTGGGACTCATCGGCGCGCTGGGGTTCTGGCCGCTCACCGTCTACTTCCCCGTGGAGATGTACATCGCGCAGCGCCGGGTGCCGCGGGGGAGCAGGCGGTGGATGCTCTTGCAGGGGCTCAGCGCCGGGTGCCTTGTTGTGTCCGTTGCTGCCGCGGCGGGGTCCATCGCCGGCATCGTGGAAGACCTCAAGGCGCACAATCCCTTCTGCTGGTCGTGCTGA